The Thermococcus henrietii genome segment CTCTGAGAACCAAGCGGGAATGGTCGGCTTGGCGCCCTCGCGCGGGACGACGTAGAGCTTGTTTCCTCTGCTCTTGACGAACTCGTAGGTCCTTCCCGCCAGAACGAAGATGTCGCCGGGCATCAGCCTCTCGGCGAACTCCTCCTCAACGGTTCCGATTAGCTTTTTGTCCATTGTGTAAACCCTGATTTTGGCCTCATCGGGAATCGTGCCGACGTTCATGTAGTAAATCGCCCTCGTCATCTTTCCGCGCTTTCCGAACTTCCCGTCCTCCAGCCATATCTTGGCGTAGACCTTCCGCTCCTCCAGTCCGGCGTATTCTCCGGCCAAATACTTCAAAACGCTCATGAAGTCCTCGAAGGGCAAATCCCTGAATGGATAAGCTCTTTTGACAACGCGGTAAGCTTCGTCAACCTCCCATACTCTGTTCAGGGCCATTCCGAGGAGGTGCTGGACGAGGACGTCGAGCGGGTTCCTTGGAATTCTGACGCGGTCGAGTCGTCTGTTCCTCGCGTTGTGCGCCAAAACGGTAACCTCGACCAGGTCATCTCTATCGAGGGCTAAGATGACGCCTTTGCTGACCTCGTGTAGCCTGTGGCCCGCTCGCCCAATTCTCTGCAGGGCCCTGTTCACGCTCTTCGGCGAGCCGATTAGGACAACTAAATCAATCGTTCCAATGTCTATCCCGAGCTCCAAGGATGTACTCGACACAACACAGCGAAGTTCGCCCCTCTTCAGCTTCTCCTCAACGTCCAGCCTAACCTCACGCGACAGGCTTGAGTGGTGCGCCTCTATGAGCCCCTCGAACTCGGGATAGCGCTTCTTGAGGTTGAAGGCGACCCTCTCGGCACCGCTCCTCGTATTGGTGAAAATTAGCGTCGTCCTGTGCTCCCTGATAAGCTCGGCCAGTCTTCTGTAGAGCGCCTCGCTCAGCGCTCCCGCCGGGGTGTAGATTAGGTCCTCGACGACGCTCTCGACCTTTATTTCGGTCTGCTTGGCGAAGCTTACGTCAACGATAAGGCCCGGCCTCGGCTCCCCGTCGTCATCGAAGCCGAAGACGAACTTCGCTATCTCTTCGAGCGGGTGTATCGTCGCGCTGAGACCGATTCTCACGAACCTCTCCTCGGCCATCTCCTGGAGTCTCTCAACGCTCAAAGCCAAGTGGGAACCGCGTTTGTTTTCAGCCAAGGCGTGAACCTCGTCTATGATGAGGTATTTAACCGTCTTCAGCCTCTCGCGGAACTTGGGGGCGTTTAGAGCTATCGCAAGGCTTTCCGGGGTGGTTATTAGAATGTGGGGCGGTTTCTTCACCATCTTGCTTTTCTCGTAGCTCGACGTGTCGCTCGTCCTTATGCCGACGCGGATTTCGGGTAAATCGTAGCCGAGCTCCTTAGCCACTTCCTTGATTTCGGCCAAGGGCCCCTCCAGGTTGCGCTTTATATCGTTGTTCAAAGCCCTCAGCGGTGAGACGTAGAGGACGTAGATTTTATCCTCAAGCTTTCCCTCCTTTCCGAGGAGAATCAACTCGTTTATGGCCGAGAGGAAAGCGGAGAGCGTTTTTCCAGAGCCAGTCGGCGAGGAGATGAGCACGTTCTCGCCTTTGTGAATCTCAATGACCGCGTAGCGCTGTGGGGGCGTGAAACTCCCGAACTTTCGCCTGAACCACTCCCTAACCGGCTCGCTGAGGATTGAGAATATCTCCTCGTCAGAGTATTCCTTTCTCGCCCACCTTATACGCCTCGCCATCGGCCACCCGTTGGACTTTCGGTTTTTAAACTATTCGGTTGGTTAAGCAAACTTTTTAAGTGGGCTTAGCGAACTAAACCCGGTGGGAGAATGGAGGTCGAGGAGAAGCTCAGGAAGGTTCTCGACGAGTTCAACCGCCTCCACGGTAGTGAGGCCAGCGCGAGGATTCTAAAGCTCGAGGGAGACGAGGTAATCATAGAGTTTGAGGGTTCCTTCTGCGCCACCTGCGGGCTGTACGACTACTTCGACGACATCAAGTGGGAGGCGATGGATTTTGGCCTTGAGCTTGAGCCGGTCGAGGTCCTCGAGGCCGAGGAAGACTATTTCGAGCACGGTCGCTACGTAGTGAGGTACCGGCTCCCACCCAAAAGGCTTAAGTAGTTTGACCGCCCAGAGTCCGGCTTCATTCTCGACCGGGAAAAGCTTTATAACCGGGCCTTTTAAGTTAAGCCGACAAGCTCATCCAAAGGTGGTGCGTTATGGGAAGAAGGGAAGAGATGATTGCGAAGATTAAGGAACTCATGACCCAGCCTGAGAGAATCAGGAACATGGGTATCGCCGCTCACATTGACCACGGTAAGACCACGCTGAGCGATAACCTGCTCGCCGGTGCCGGAATGATAAGCGAGGAGCTCGCCGGAAAGCAGCTCGTCCTCGATTTCGACGAGCAGGAGCAGGCGAGAGGTATTACAATCAACGCGGCCAACGTTTCGATGGTCCACAACTACGAGGGCCAGGACTACCTCATCAACCTCATCGACACCCCGGGTCACGTTGACTTCGGTGGTGA includes the following:
- a CDS encoding ATP-dependent helicase encodes the protein MARRIRWARKEYSDEEIFSILSEPVREWFRRKFGSFTPPQRYAVIEIHKGENVLISSPTGSGKTLSAFLSAINELILLGKEGKLEDKIYVLYVSPLRALNNDIKRNLEGPLAEIKEVAKELGYDLPEIRVGIRTSDTSSYEKSKMVKKPPHILITTPESLAIALNAPKFRERLKTVKYLIIDEVHALAENKRGSHLALSVERLQEMAEERFVRIGLSATIHPLEEIAKFVFGFDDDGEPRPGLIVDVSFAKQTEIKVESVVEDLIYTPAGALSEALYRRLAELIREHRTTLIFTNTRSGAERVAFNLKKRYPEFEGLIEAHHSSLSREVRLDVEEKLKRGELRCVVSSTSLELGIDIGTIDLVVLIGSPKSVNRALQRIGRAGHRLHEVSKGVILALDRDDLVEVTVLAHNARNRRLDRVRIPRNPLDVLVQHLLGMALNRVWEVDEAYRVVKRAYPFRDLPFEDFMSVLKYLAGEYAGLEERKVYAKIWLEDGKFGKRGKMTRAIYYMNVGTIPDEAKIRVYTMDKKLIGTVEEEFAERLMPGDIFVLAGRTYEFVKSRGNKLYVVPREGAKPTIPAWFSEMLPLSFDLAVDIQRFRREVKGLLSRKDAVKRLMRKYGIDEKASRAIIAYFREQARYSVVPDDETLLVEFVPGNRRNRYFFHTLIGRRANDALSRAFAYLVSKKKNCNVGIAINDNGFALLLPPEVELSEEEVMELFEVDDLRETLKRALDNTELLKRRFRHVANRGLLILRRYVGRSKRLGRQQVMAVSLLKVLKENYPDFPLLKEVYREIMEDKMDVENAELFLSWVREGKIRVVFQRNAVPSPFAFNLEAIGSSDVVLMEDRRELIKALHRKIMAMIGEA